One Pseudomonas hygromyciniae genomic window, CGTCACGGCTACCGCATCAAGGATCTAGTGGAGCAATTCGATGCCAAACCCACCGAAATCAAGGCTCTGTTCAGTAATGCGCTAGACCCGGCGCGGGCGGTTGAGTTACGTGACAAGATGCTGGCAGCGGGCTTGCCTATCTGAGTCCTGTCATTTGCAAATAATGCAGGCTGGCGACGATGGAATGCAGGTCGGCGCGGATCAATGCAGGCTCATTCGCAGTTAATGCTGGTTTGCCGGGCCGGTCAGTCGCAGTTAATTCCGGTCGAAAATCGTATTGATTGCAGGTCGGGACGTTTTTAAATGCAGGCCGCTACAGCTAGGCGGCTGGCCAGGCGCCCAACCCTCGCATTCGTCACTTCGGGGACCGGGAAACTATATCGTCACAAATGGGTATACCCTAGTTGATACGCGATCAATACGAACGATGTAGTCATCGCCAGTATTTAAAAAACGCCCATACTGATACGCTCAGTGAGTTACACCCAAACTGGTACAGGAAACGGATCATGGCCGATTTACATTACGGTGCGCTCAAACTCATCAATCGGCTCTTTGCAATGCTGGTTGTGTATCCCGCCGTCGGCATATTCGCCTTGCTCGCGGTGGGATCTGGTTTCTCCTTCAACGGGGCAGCTCAGTGGTTCACCGATATGCAGTACGAAGCACAACAACTCGGCAAAGCTGAACAAGCAGGACACATGCTCGTTAAGCGCTGTGATGAAAGTCACCAGGTGCAAGGCGAAATGCCAAAGCTCGCTGTATGCCAGCGCTGGAATGTGCAGGAGGTGTCAGTTGACGCTGCTACCCGTGAAGGTGGCCGAACATTTCGAAATCAGTACGTGATGTTTCTAGTGCTTGGATTCGGCTTCATGCTGCTTCGCGATTTTTCGCCGATCCTGTGGCGCAGAATGAAATCTGCCAACAGCCAGGTTAACTCCTAACCCAGGAGCATCCATGTTTATCCGCGCTTACTTACGAGCTTCAACCGATGACCAGGACGCTAGCCGTGCCCGTGATCAGCTTGAAGCCTTCGTCGCCGGTTTTGGCCTCGCCATCGCAGCCAGTTACATGGAAAACGCCAGCGGCTCCCATGCCAACCGGCCAGAACTCATCCGCTTGCTGAAAGACGCCAAGCGAGGCGATGTGTTGCTGGTGGAGAGCATTGATCGACTATCGCGCATGGGTGATCAGGATTGGCGGGAACTCAAGGGCGCGATTGACCAGCGCGGTCTGCGTATCGTCGCTATCGACCTTCCTACCAGTCACCAGGGCATGACCTTGCCCACCAACGATGAATTCACCGACCGGATGCTGTCGGCTATCAACTACATGATGATCGATATGATGGCGGCAATTGCCCGTAAGGATTATCAGCAGCGGCGGGAGCGGCAGAGTCAGGGCATCGTCAAAGCGAAAGCAGCTGGTGTATACAAGGGCAGACCAGTGAACGAGGACCTGCGCAAGCGGGTGCGTGAGCTACTGGGCGCGAACCTCGGGATTCGCGCTACTGCCAGGCACGCGAACTGTTCAACCACCACCGTGATGCGTATTCGTGATGAG contains:
- a CDS encoding recombinase family protein, yielding MFIRAYLRASTDDQDASRARDQLEAFVAGFGLAIAASYMENASGSHANRPELIRLLKDAKRGDVLLVESIDRLSRMGDQDWRELKGAIDQRGLRIVAIDLPTSHQGMTLPTNDEFTDRMLSAINYMMIDMMAAIARKDYQQRRERQSQGIVKAKAAGVYKGRPVNEDLRKRVRELLGANLGIRATARHANCSTTTVMRIRDELSVEPGGNG